Proteins from a genomic interval of Anaerolineae bacterium:
- a CDS encoding IS110 family transposase: MQVVYTHCAGLDVHKKTVVACRSRPRNGGGVEQEVKTFGTTTPDLLELVEWLRDWGCTHVAMESTGDYWKPIYNLPEGEFEVLLTNAQHVKYVPGRKTDLGDAEWLTELLRHGLLKGSFIPPKAQRDLRDLTRYQTKLVQERVRQVNRVQKLLEGANIKLASVVSDIFGVSGRAMLEELIAGQTDPAVMAELAKGRLRKKIGVLEKALTGQVEAHHRFMLAQLLSHIDYLDEKLVLLEKRIDQHLETMGEQALPAMEQAQELTELLIERALTWPLDQSLPAILAVALLTTIPGVDWKIAVIIVAELGPDMSHFPTAKHAAAWSGLAPGNQQSAGKRYSGKTKPGNQALKSTLSQAAWAASRTKDTYLSAQYRQLVGRRGKKRAIIAVAHSIIISAYHMLSHHEVYRDLGDNYFDERKKVAVVNRLSRRLSKLGYAVRLEPLVEETSG, from the coding sequence ATGCAAGTCGTATACACACATTGTGCAGGTCTGGACGTTCACAAGAAGACGGTGGTGGCCTGTCGAAGTAGACCGAGGAACGGAGGCGGCGTGGAACAAGAGGTCAAGACTTTTGGCACGACCACGCCAGATTTACTGGAATTGGTGGAGTGGCTGAGGGATTGGGGATGTACGCATGTGGCGATGGAGAGTACGGGCGACTACTGGAAGCCGATATACAATTTGCCGGAAGGGGAGTTTGAAGTGTTGTTGACCAATGCCCAACATGTGAAGTATGTGCCAGGACGCAAGACGGATCTGGGCGATGCAGAATGGCTAACGGAGTTACTCAGACACGGCTTGCTCAAGGGTAGTTTCATTCCGCCCAAAGCTCAGCGAGATTTGCGTGATCTGACCCGCTATCAAACCAAATTGGTTCAAGAACGAGTGCGCCAGGTGAATCGAGTACAGAAACTGCTGGAAGGGGCAAACATTAAGCTGGCTTCAGTGGTCAGTGACATTTTTGGGGTATCGGGGCGGGCGATGTTGGAAGAATTGATTGCCGGTCAGACCGACCCAGCGGTCATGGCTGAGTTGGCCAAGGGGCGGCTGCGGAAGAAAATTGGCGTGTTAGAAAAAGCGTTAACCGGACAAGTTGAAGCGCATCATCGTTTTATGCTGGCCCAATTGTTGAGCCACATTGATTATTTGGATGAGAAACTGGTTCTGCTGGAAAAACGGATTGACCAACACCTGGAAACGATGGGGGAGCAAGCGTTGCCGGCGATGGAACAGGCCCAGGAGCTGACGGAATTGCTGATCGAACGAGCGCTGACCTGGCCCCTCGACCAGTCATTGCCGGCCATCTTGGCGGTTGCTTTGCTGACCACTATTCCCGGGGTCGATTGGAAGATAGCCGTCATCATTGTGGCTGAGTTGGGGCCGGATATGAGCCATTTTCCAACGGCTAAACATGCTGCCGCTTGGAGTGGGTTGGCCCCTGGCAATCAGCAGAGTGCCGGCAAACGTTACTCTGGCAAAACCAAGCCCGGTAATCAAGCTTTGAAGTCCACCTTGAGCCAAGCCGCTTGGGCTGCTTCTCGCACCAAAGACACCTACCTGTCGGCTCAGTACCGACAACTGGTGGGGCGACGGGGCAAGAAACGAGCCATTATTGCCGTCGCTCATTCGATAATCATCAGTGCTTATCATATGTTGTCTCATCACGAAGTTTATCGTGATCTTGGTGATAACTACTTTGATGAGCGCAAAAAAGTGGCGGTGGTTAATCGCTTGAGTCGTCGCCTAAGCAAATTAGGCTACGCTGTTCGGCTCGAACCATTGGTTGAAGAAACGTCAGGTTAA